A window of the Candidatus Paraluminiphilus aquimaris genome harbors these coding sequences:
- the pip gene encoding prolyl aminopeptidase, whose amino-acid sequence MRALYPPLQPSHSGWLDVGDGHQVYFEESGNPNGKPCIFVHGGPGGGSSPAARQFFNPERYRIILFDQRGCGRSLPHASLDANTTWHLIADMEQLREHLGIDRWLVFGGSWGSTLSIAYAQTHPERVTELVLRGIFLLRPEEIRWFYQEGASAMYPDTWQNYLAPIPEEERSDLVSAFHKRLTSDDEAVRLAAARAWSVWEASTSFLHQNSDFMEQLDEPEAALAMARIECHYFVNGGFFETPNQLLENIDSIRHIPTEIVQGRYDVVCPPTTAWALHEAWPEATFTLVQNAGHSAFDPANARALIAATDRFADR is encoded by the coding sequence ATGCGCGCGCTCTACCCTCCTCTACAACCCTCTCACAGCGGCTGGCTCGATGTGGGAGACGGTCATCAGGTGTATTTTGAGGAGTCGGGCAACCCGAACGGCAAGCCCTGCATTTTTGTTCACGGTGGTCCTGGTGGGGGCTCATCTCCAGCGGCACGACAATTCTTTAACCCTGAACGCTATCGCATCATTCTCTTTGATCAACGCGGTTGCGGTCGGTCTCTGCCGCATGCGTCGCTGGACGCAAATACCACCTGGCATTTAATAGCCGACATGGAACAGCTCCGCGAGCACCTCGGCATCGATCGTTGGCTCGTTTTCGGTGGCTCCTGGGGCAGTACGCTGAGCATTGCCTACGCGCAAACACACCCTGAGCGCGTTACCGAACTCGTTTTGAGAGGTATTTTCCTGCTACGCCCCGAGGAAATCAGATGGTTCTACCAGGAAGGTGCCAGCGCCATGTACCCGGACACCTGGCAGAACTACCTGGCCCCGATTCCCGAAGAAGAGCGTTCGGATCTTGTCAGTGCCTTTCACAAGCGCTTAACCAGTGATGATGAAGCCGTGCGTTTGGCTGCCGCGCGTGCATGGTCGGTATGGGAAGCATCGACGAGTTTCCTGCACCAAAACAGTGACTTCATGGAACAGTTAGATGAGCCAGAGGCAGCACTTGCGATGGCGCGTATCGAGTGCCATTACTTTGTGAATGGCGGCTTTTTTGAAACACCTAATCAACTCCTCGAAAATATCGATTCGATTCGCCATATACCCACCGAGATCGTTCAGGGTCGTTACGATGTTGTCTGCCCGCCGACCACCGCTTGGGCGCTGCACGAGGCTTGGCCCGAGGCGACGTTTACCCTGGTTCAAAATGCGGGGCACTCGGCTTTTGATCCTGCGAATGCCCGTGCGCTGATTGCAGCCACAGATCGATTTGCCGATCGTTAA
- a CDS encoding class I SAM-dependent methyltransferase: MTIFEFNRRAWDELVESGNRWTVPVSSDDIKRAREGDWQVLLTPSLPVPHTWFPDLRGCRLLCLSSGGGQQGPILAAAGAEVTVFDASAKQLEQDQFVARREGLSLETIEGDMADLACFDDEAFDFIFHPCSNCFAEAIRPIWQEAYRVLRPGGSIVSGFVQPFHGLFDPALDKQGIFQLKFSMPHSDLKVSEADRAQWFGDHAPIEFVHSLDDQLGGQLDAGFLIAGLYEDDWGGSEPIDRLIKSFVAVRSIKPVS; the protein is encoded by the coding sequence GTGACTATTTTCGAGTTTAATCGACGCGCTTGGGATGAGCTGGTTGAGTCGGGAAATCGATGGACTGTTCCCGTGAGTTCTGACGACATTAAGCGGGCGCGTGAGGGAGACTGGCAGGTTCTGCTCACGCCCTCGCTGCCGGTCCCTCATACCTGGTTTCCTGACCTGCGGGGCTGTCGCCTACTCTGCCTTTCCTCTGGTGGCGGGCAACAAGGTCCAATCTTGGCGGCGGCAGGTGCAGAGGTGACCGTTTTTGACGCCTCAGCCAAACAGCTTGAGCAAGATCAATTTGTCGCCCGCCGTGAAGGGCTGTCATTAGAGACCATAGAGGGCGATATGGCGGATCTAGCATGCTTCGACGATGAGGCGTTTGATTTTATTTTCCACCCCTGTTCGAACTGTTTTGCCGAGGCAATCCGACCTATTTGGCAGGAAGCCTACCGCGTACTTCGCCCGGGCGGCTCAATCGTAAGTGGGTTTGTTCAGCCCTTTCATGGACTTTTTGACCCAGCGCTTGATAAGCAAGGTATTTTTCAGCTGAAGTTTTCGATGCCACATTCCGATCTCAAAGTGAGTGAGGCGGATCGCGCGCAATGGTTCGGTGACCACGCGCCGATTGAGTTCGTGCACTCGCTCGACGATCAGCTTGGCGGACAGCTCGATGCCGGGTTTTTAATTGCAGGCCTTTACGAGGACGATTGGGGTGGCAGCGAGCCTATTGACCGACTCATTAAAAGTTTCGTCGCGGTGCGCTCGATCAAGCCTGTGAGCTGA
- a CDS encoding alpha-hydroxy acid oxidase, whose protein sequence is MRLTDCHNFADFRRLAKKRLPGPIFHYIDGAADDEVTYRRNTEAYETVDLVPNVLNGVDAVDMSVTVMGQKLDMPLYCAPTALQRLFHHDGERAVGRAATEFGTMFGVSSLATVAVEEIAALAPGPKMFQFYFHKDRGLNDALLERARAANFNVMALTVDTITGGNRERDLRTGFTSPPKLNLQSAWSFATHPAWAWNFFTKEKFDMPHLSGHVDQGTNVAVSVGEYFSSMLDPTMSWKDAEKLCAQWNGQFALKGIMSVEDAKRAVDIGCTGIMVSNHGGRQLDGSRAPFDQLAEICDAVGDKIDVICEGGIQRGTHVLKALSVGAKAVSGGRLYLYALAAAGQPGVERALGNLRAEIERDMRLMGVKHLSELSRDNLRYR, encoded by the coding sequence ATGCGATTAACGGACTGTCATAATTTTGCCGACTTTAGGCGCCTGGCCAAAAAACGGCTACCCGGTCCGATTTTCCACTACATTGATGGTGCCGCTGATGATGAAGTCACTTACCGACGCAACACTGAGGCTTACGAGACCGTCGATTTAGTCCCCAATGTTTTAAATGGGGTCGACGCGGTCGATATGTCTGTCACCGTTATGGGACAGAAGCTCGATATGCCCCTCTACTGTGCGCCCACAGCGCTTCAGCGTTTGTTCCATCATGACGGTGAGCGCGCGGTGGGTAGGGCCGCGACTGAGTTTGGAACGATGTTCGGCGTATCTTCCTTGGCAACGGTTGCGGTCGAGGAGATTGCTGCGCTTGCGCCTGGGCCGAAGATGTTTCAATTTTATTTTCACAAAGACCGTGGGCTTAATGACGCGCTACTTGAACGGGCGCGAGCCGCTAACTTCAATGTGATGGCCCTCACGGTAGATACGATTACCGGTGGTAACCGCGAACGAGATTTACGGACCGGTTTCACCTCCCCACCGAAACTAAATCTTCAGTCCGCCTGGAGTTTTGCAACGCATCCCGCCTGGGCATGGAATTTCTTTACCAAAGAAAAATTTGATATGCCGCATCTTTCCGGGCATGTCGATCAAGGGACGAATGTGGCTGTTTCTGTTGGTGAGTATTTTTCAAGCATGCTCGATCCAACGATGTCCTGGAAGGACGCGGAAAAACTCTGCGCGCAGTGGAACGGTCAGTTCGCACTCAAGGGCATCATGTCAGTGGAGGATGCCAAGCGTGCGGTCGATATTGGTTGTACCGGGATTATGGTCTCAAATCATGGTGGGCGTCAGCTCGATGGGTCGCGCGCCCCCTTCGATCAACTGGCTGAAATTTGTGATGCCGTGGGCGACAAAATTGATGTTATTTGTGAGGGGGGTATTCAACGCGGTACTCACGTGTTGAAAGCGCTGTCGGTAGGCGCCAAGGCGGTATCGGGTGGTCGACTTTATTTATACGCCTTAGCCGCTGCAGGGCAGCCCGGCGTCGAGCGCGCATTGGGTAACCTGCGTGCAGAGATCGAGCGCGATATGCGCTTAATGGGCGTCAAACACCTCAGCGAGCTCAGCAGAGATAATTTGCGCTACCGGTAG
- a CDS encoding M14 family metallopeptidase has translation MLMIRNLLLAFVTAVLTQNAWAGLLMKPTADPDLVYDGNILEGTYSDTVSDPATFLGFEAGQRVANPAQITAAIMAWQGQSDRLKVIEYAQTHEGRPLFAVFISSPTNLARLDDIEAQINKLADARTLDNTEANAIIESLPAVAWMAYSIHGNETSGADAALASIYHLIASTDDDTASMLDNMIVVIDPMMNPDGRARFAKSLEQYRGTAPNVDDQSLLHTGDWPFGRTNHYLFDLNRDFFLLTQPETQGRVALINSWRPQLIIDGHEMGSQSTFLMGPPREPLNANIDNDLQKWARVFSEEQGAAFDDRAWRYFTGEWFENWYPGYSNYAEYRGSMHILYEQSRMAEDGVRRPEGTVQTYMESVHHQFVSTMANLASLQTHSQAMYRDYWDGRKYNVSAKSEFANRSYVFLANENHGRMNALVDRLEAQGIELFTNKSPIKVDSAITQLGETKKQFEIPAGSLIVPNRQPDAPLVAAILEFDADVKKSVLIEERQRTLRDGSSLMYDTTAWNFSMMFGLPSVTVPTHLSKGLSPWQSHTPMQSVDEAAIAWAVSGEDDRSVAFAARLMEQGVKVRVIDKATALSDQALPRGTVFVTAMDNPKSENLVELISAEAKMLNIDLVSVGSGYGAGDLPDWGGAHFRLLTQPQIAILSQQGFSSYDVGSSWWAIDTHLGIRHSQIDTAYLSRADLRRYNTIVMPNGYRPMNSAETSALKDWVKQGGTLIAHDNSAAQIARDNGIGQVRSIGDVLDSAQDYDIALQRERLSTSDQLDMAAVSAHNVSTVVDYPWEQGAKALSADELKRREAWQKRFMPSGAMVAGQVDILHWMSFGSPEMLPLLYENQPALMTKGSQQAVVRVGVMTKDPSAREAQAINWSTVPEGHALTVRMSGLIWPEAASRIANSAYVTRERVGKGQVILFSGQPNFRGSTRGVGRIWLNALVYGAGLGTSAKVAL, from the coding sequence ATGCTAATGATTAGAAACCTGCTACTCGCCTTTGTTACGGCCGTCCTTACCCAGAATGCATGGGCGGGCTTGCTTATGAAACCAACGGCGGACCCAGACCTCGTATACGATGGGAACATTCTTGAGGGAACTTACTCAGACACCGTCTCAGACCCTGCGACGTTCCTCGGATTTGAAGCGGGTCAACGCGTTGCCAATCCGGCACAAATCACTGCAGCAATCATGGCATGGCAGGGTCAGTCAGATCGGCTCAAAGTTATCGAATACGCCCAAACTCACGAGGGTCGGCCGCTTTTCGCAGTCTTTATCTCATCGCCCACAAACCTAGCCCGACTCGACGATATTGAAGCGCAAATTAATAAATTGGCGGACGCCAGAACCCTCGATAATACAGAGGCTAACGCCATCATAGAGTCGCTACCTGCCGTCGCTTGGATGGCATATTCGATTCATGGCAACGAGACGTCGGGCGCTGACGCTGCGCTAGCAAGTATTTACCATCTGATTGCGAGTACCGATGACGATACCGCATCGATGCTCGACAACATGATCGTCGTCATCGACCCCATGATGAACCCAGACGGGCGAGCACGTTTTGCGAAATCACTCGAGCAATACCGCGGTACCGCGCCCAATGTGGATGATCAGTCCCTTCTTCACACCGGAGACTGGCCTTTTGGACGAACCAATCACTACCTTTTTGACCTCAACCGAGATTTTTTCTTGCTGACCCAGCCTGAAACACAGGGGCGCGTTGCCCTGATTAATTCATGGCGCCCGCAGCTCATTATCGATGGACACGAAATGGGTTCGCAGAGCACCTTTTTGATGGGGCCACCGCGAGAGCCTCTCAACGCTAATATCGACAACGACCTGCAGAAATGGGCTCGCGTGTTCTCTGAAGAGCAAGGCGCGGCGTTTGATGACCGTGCTTGGCGCTATTTCACCGGTGAGTGGTTCGAGAACTGGTATCCCGGGTACTCCAACTACGCTGAGTATCGCGGCAGCATGCATATCTTGTATGAGCAATCTCGTATGGCAGAGGACGGCGTCCGCCGCCCGGAGGGCACGGTGCAGACCTACATGGAGTCAGTGCATCACCAATTCGTGAGTACCATGGCTAATCTCGCCTCGCTCCAGACCCACTCACAGGCCATGTACAGAGACTACTGGGATGGCCGAAAGTACAACGTTTCCGCAAAGAGTGAGTTTGCCAATCGAAGCTACGTCTTTTTAGCCAATGAAAACCACGGACGAATGAATGCCTTGGTCGATCGATTAGAGGCTCAGGGCATCGAGCTTTTTACCAACAAGTCGCCGATCAAGGTCGACTCAGCGATAACCCAGCTAGGAGAGACGAAAAAGCAATTTGAAATCCCAGCCGGCAGTCTCATTGTTCCCAACCGCCAACCGGATGCTCCGCTTGTTGCGGCGATTTTGGAGTTTGATGCCGACGTTAAAAAGTCTGTTCTCATTGAAGAGCGCCAACGTACGCTTCGCGATGGCTCCTCGTTGATGTATGACACTACCGCTTGGAACTTCAGCATGATGTTTGGACTTCCATCCGTTACGGTGCCGACACACCTATCCAAGGGCCTCTCTCCCTGGCAGTCCCACACACCGATGCAGTCGGTCGACGAAGCAGCCATCGCCTGGGCGGTAAGTGGCGAGGATGATCGTTCCGTGGCATTTGCCGCAAGACTCATGGAACAAGGCGTAAAGGTTCGTGTGATCGACAAAGCAACAGCGCTGTCAGATCAAGCTCTCCCTCGGGGTACTGTCTTCGTCACCGCCATGGATAACCCGAAAAGTGAGAACTTAGTCGAACTCATAAGCGCTGAGGCGAAAATGCTGAATATCGACCTCGTCTCAGTGGGCTCAGGCTATGGTGCCGGTGACTTACCTGACTGGGGAGGCGCGCATTTCCGTCTTCTCACGCAACCACAAATCGCCATTCTCAGTCAGCAGGGCTTCAGCAGTTATGACGTCGGCTCGAGCTGGTGGGCCATCGACACTCACCTCGGCATTCGTCACAGCCAGATTGATACAGCGTACTTGTCGCGCGCAGATCTGAGGCGCTACAACACTATCGTGATGCCCAACGGCTATCGCCCAATGAATAGTGCCGAAACGAGTGCGCTCAAAGACTGGGTTAAACAAGGCGGTACGCTGATTGCGCATGACAACAGTGCAGCTCAGATAGCGCGAGATAACGGTATCGGACAAGTGCGCTCTATCGGTGATGTGCTCGACAGCGCGCAGGACTACGACATCGCATTACAACGCGAGCGTCTCTCAACAAGTGATCAACTCGACATGGCGGCCGTCAGTGCGCACAACGTCAGTACCGTAGTCGATTACCCTTGGGAGCAAGGTGCAAAGGCCTTATCAGCCGACGAACTAAAGCGGCGTGAAGCTTGGCAGAAGCGCTTTATGCCCTCAGGGGCCATGGTCGCAGGTCAAGTCGACATCCTGCACTGGATGAGCTTTGGATCACCCGAGATGTTGCCGCTACTTTACGAAAATCAACCCGCATTGATGACCAAAGGCAGTCAACAAGCGGTCGTTCGTGTCGGCGTTATGACCAAAGACCCCAGTGCTCGCGAGGCGCAAGCCATTAATTGGTCAACCGTCCCGGAGGGTCACGCGCTCACAGTCAGGATGAGTGGATTGATTTGGCCTGAAGCTGCGTCGCGAATCGCGAACTCGGCATACGTCACCCGAGAGCGCGTAGGTAAAGGCCAAGTTATTTTGTTCTCAGGCCAGCCCAATTTCCGAGGCTCGACTCGTGGCGTCGGTCGAATCTGGCTAAATGCCTTGGTCTACGGTGCAGGCCTTGGCACCTCTGCCAAAGTAGCGCTCTAG
- a CDS encoding SDR family NAD(P)-dependent oxidoreductase gives MPRVNLEGSSSIVTGGASGIGEACARQLAELGSKVVVADLNEERGTKVADEIGGKFVKCDVSSIEDADAAIAAAAEMGPLRACVNSAGLGAAGRTVSRDGEPFPLDKFSFVIKVNLIGTFNMLSRAAAEMSKNEPLDDDGGRGAIVNLASAAAFDGQIGQCAYSASKAGVVGMALPIARDLAAVGVRVNTVAPGLIDTPIYGEGPESEAFKAHLGKSVLFPKRLGSAEELAFAVMDCITNPYMNAEVIRLDGGIRMPPK, from the coding sequence ATGCCGCGAGTAAATTTAGAAGGAAGCTCTTCCATCGTAACCGGGGGCGCCTCGGGAATTGGAGAGGCTTGCGCGCGACAATTGGCAGAGCTCGGCTCAAAAGTTGTTGTTGCCGACCTTAACGAAGAGCGCGGCACAAAAGTCGCTGACGAAATCGGTGGTAAGTTTGTTAAGTGCGATGTCTCCAGCATCGAAGACGCCGACGCAGCCATTGCCGCTGCAGCGGAGATGGGTCCATTGCGTGCCTGTGTGAATTCAGCGGGCCTCGGCGCAGCCGGTCGCACAGTGAGTCGCGACGGTGAGCCCTTCCCACTTGATAAGTTCAGCTTTGTCATCAAGGTAAACCTAATCGGGACCTTTAACATGCTGAGCCGTGCGGCGGCTGAAATGTCAAAGAACGAGCCACTCGATGATGACGGTGGGCGCGGTGCGATTGTAAACCTCGCTTCAGCAGCCGCTTTTGATGGCCAAATCGGGCAATGTGCTTATTCGGCCTCTAAAGCGGGTGTTGTTGGTATGGCACTCCCCATCGCACGCGACCTTGCTGCGGTTGGCGTTCGTGTGAATACGGTAGCACCGGGCCTGATCGATACACCCATTTATGGCGAGGGCCCAGAATCGGAGGCGTTTAAAGCACACCTTGGTAAATCCGTTCTTTTTCCCAAGCGTCTGGGCTCCGCTGAAGAGTTAGCCTTTGCTGTCATGGACTGCATCACTAACCCTTACATGAACGCGGAAGTGATTCGATTGGATGGCGGCATCCGTATGCCACCCAAATAA
- a CDS encoding NADP-dependent malic enzyme, producing the protein MDKPTFKEESLNYHIEGKPGKLEVRATTPLETQADLSMAYSPGVAHACEYIVEDPLNASKVTARGNLVAVISNGTAVLGLGAIGALASKPVMEGKAVLMKKFSDIDTFDLEIDETDPEKLVNIIASLEPTFGGIVLEDIKAPECFYVERQLRERMNIPVFHDDQHGTAVVSTAAVISWLKLTNKKMEEVKLVISGAGSASMSCADLIVSLGLKRENVFMCDSKGLIYEGRQEGMNEFKARYARQTDKRTLAEAMEGADIFFGLSTGDCVTQEMVKQMAPNPLILAMANPNPEIHPDLTREARPDAIIGTGRSDFPNQVNNVLCFPFLFRGALDCGATTINDEMKIACAYGLVDLAQQEASEEVALAYDGQSLKFGPDYIIPKPFDPRLFERVPVAVVEAAMRTGVASRPIEDMDAYRRTLSKHVNRSGMFMQPVINAAANSGLKLVYSDAENETVIRAVQTVVDEAIARPILVGRPSALNEIIEDLGLRIRLGEDVDVINPRSYDKYEEYSRDYHQIAGRSGVSVERSSVLLRTDSTVIAAMALRNGDADGMICGKVGRFTDHFQTLRSVIGTQGTDVRASTLTTLLFDDGPLFLTDCFIDLDPTVDQIVSKTLLGIEQVRQFGITPKVALLSHSNFGSSNAPSARKMRLASEILRERFPDVEIDGEMHSLTALDSAYRQTIFDDSQLQGKANLLVFPGLDAANIALGLLRQKANGLLIGPYMSGLKRPAHIMVNSATPRAIFNVSALAAAEIIAKQN; encoded by the coding sequence ATGGATAAGCCCACGTTTAAAGAGGAATCGCTCAACTATCACATTGAGGGAAAACCGGGGAAGCTAGAGGTAAGAGCAACCACACCTCTTGAGACACAAGCCGACCTTTCAATGGCCTATTCGCCGGGTGTTGCGCACGCCTGTGAGTACATAGTCGAAGACCCATTAAACGCATCAAAGGTTACCGCCCGCGGCAACTTAGTAGCGGTTATCAGTAACGGTACCGCCGTATTGGGACTCGGTGCGATCGGCGCACTTGCATCCAAGCCAGTGATGGAAGGCAAGGCGGTGTTGATGAAGAAATTCTCAGACATCGACACCTTCGATTTAGAAATCGACGAAACCGATCCCGAGAAGCTCGTTAATATTATCGCCTCGTTGGAACCCACGTTCGGCGGCATCGTACTCGAAGACATCAAGGCCCCTGAGTGTTTCTACGTCGAGCGGCAACTTCGCGAGCGGATGAACATCCCTGTGTTTCACGACGACCAACATGGGACCGCCGTAGTATCGACCGCGGCCGTGATCTCCTGGCTCAAGCTCACCAACAAAAAGATGGAAGAGGTCAAACTCGTTATCTCAGGTGCGGGCTCAGCGAGCATGTCTTGCGCGGACCTCATCGTGAGCCTTGGTCTGAAGCGCGAAAACGTCTTCATGTGTGACAGTAAGGGCCTCATTTATGAGGGCCGTCAGGAGGGCATGAATGAATTTAAAGCGCGTTACGCGCGACAGACTGATAAGCGAACCTTGGCCGAGGCCATGGAAGGCGCGGACATTTTCTTCGGCTTATCGACGGGTGACTGTGTAACCCAAGAGATGGTTAAGCAGATGGCACCCAATCCGCTCATTCTCGCGATGGCTAATCCCAACCCAGAGATACACCCTGACCTCACGCGCGAGGCGCGGCCCGATGCCATCATCGGTACCGGAAGATCGGATTTCCCAAATCAGGTAAACAACGTCCTTTGCTTCCCGTTCCTATTTCGCGGCGCCCTCGATTGCGGCGCGACCACCATTAACGACGAAATGAAGATTGCCTGCGCCTACGGACTCGTCGACCTTGCACAGCAAGAGGCCTCAGAAGAAGTCGCACTCGCCTACGACGGGCAGTCGCTGAAATTTGGCCCTGATTACATTATTCCAAAACCCTTCGACCCGCGACTCTTCGAACGTGTTCCCGTTGCCGTCGTCGAGGCGGCCATGCGAACAGGTGTGGCCAGTCGACCTATCGAGGATATGGATGCCTACCGCCGAACGCTGAGCAAGCACGTGAACCGATCGGGCATGTTTATGCAGCCCGTTATCAATGCAGCCGCCAACAGTGGACTGAAACTCGTCTACTCCGATGCGGAGAACGAAACAGTCATTCGCGCCGTTCAAACGGTGGTCGATGAAGCCATTGCTCGCCCTATCCTCGTCGGACGACCCTCTGCGCTGAATGAGATTATCGAGGATCTCGGTTTGCGCATTCGTTTGGGAGAAGACGTTGATGTCATCAACCCACGAAGTTATGACAAATATGAAGAGTACTCACGGGACTACCACCAGATAGCGGGACGCAGTGGCGTTTCGGTGGAGCGCAGTAGCGTTCTCCTTCGCACCGACAGCACGGTTATTGCGGCCATGGCGCTTCGTAATGGTGACGCAGATGGCATGATCTGCGGTAAGGTTGGTCGCTTTACTGATCACTTTCAAACACTGCGCTCAGTGATTGGGACCCAAGGGACAGACGTGAGAGCGTCGACTCTAACAACGCTGTTATTCGATGATGGTCCCCTGTTTTTAACCGACTGTTTTATCGACTTAGACCCAACAGTTGATCAAATTGTGTCTAAGACACTGCTCGGCATTGAGCAGGTCCGCCAGTTTGGTATCACACCGAAAGTGGCACTCCTCTCCCACTCGAACTTTGGATCGTCGAACGCACCTTCAGCTCGCAAAATGCGCCTGGCGAGTGAGATCTTGCGTGAGCGGTTCCCCGACGTTGAGATCGACGGAGAGATGCACTCGCTGACGGCACTCGATTCGGCATACCGCCAGACAATCTTTGACGACAGCCAGCTTCAGGGCAAGGCCAATTTGCTCGTCTTCCCCGGACTCGACGCCGCCAACATTGCGCTCGGCCTTTTACGCCAAAAAGCGAATGGTCTGCTCATTGGTCCCTACATGTCAGGACTCAAGCGACCCGCGCATATCATGGTGAACTCGGCCACGCCTCGTGCCATTTTCAATGTCAGTGCACTGGCGGCGGCAGAGATTATAGCCAAGCAAAACTAA
- a CDS encoding EthD domain-containing protein, translated as MIKVVTLLFKKPELTTDAFRDYYETHHSKLGEKYLASHATKYVRRYPILAGDGAEDPEFDVMMEVWFENYRAMEAAMGDMTTDAAQAELSADEERLFDRDRTQSFIVDEYESTLKPA; from the coding sequence ATGATTAAAGTTGTGACACTGCTGTTTAAAAAACCCGAATTGACGACGGACGCATTTCGCGATTACTACGAAACGCATCACTCTAAGTTGGGTGAAAAGTACTTGGCTTCTCACGCTACAAAGTACGTTCGTCGATATCCAATATTGGCCGGAGATGGGGCGGAAGATCCCGAATTCGACGTCATGATGGAGGTCTGGTTCGAAAACTACCGAGCAATGGAGGCGGCAATGGGCGACATGACAACGGACGCGGCTCAGGCGGAGTTGTCGGCAGATGAGGAGCGGCTATTTGATCGCGACCGAACCCAGAGCTTTATCGTCGACGAGTATGAATCGACCCTGAAGCCCGCATAA
- a CDS encoding phytanoyl-CoA dioxygenase family protein has protein sequence MATIEHLAAGATTDAIVEIIERDGAVIIDGLMARAQVDQLNTDLAPFLSKEVFGRDEFTGYKTQRIGALIARSEACQAVALDPLMLASARQYLQPFCDDIQLHFTSAVAIAPGESAQILHRDRGIWGGYLPRKVEPLFSTIWAITPFTKANGATQVVPGSQHWDKGRSPEPHEIAYAEMAPGSVLCYTGTVLHGGGANDTTDQVRTGVFMHYALSWLRQEENQYLSCPPHHAAKLSPELRALIGYAKGGYVLGFYSDPDDESARRESVSPENMFSQRAEQFGTIEGADHLIAQSMK, from the coding sequence ATGGCAACGATCGAACACCTAGCGGCAGGCGCCACAACGGATGCAATCGTTGAGATTATTGAGCGCGATGGCGCTGTCATTATCGACGGCCTCATGGCGCGAGCACAGGTCGATCAACTCAATACTGACTTGGCGCCTTTTTTATCCAAAGAAGTCTTTGGGCGAGATGAGTTCACTGGCTATAAAACGCAGCGGATTGGTGCCTTGATTGCACGATCTGAGGCATGCCAGGCGGTTGCCCTTGACCCTCTAATGCTGGCCTCTGCGCGTCAATATCTACAGCCATTTTGTGACGATATTCAGTTGCATTTTACATCCGCGGTGGCCATCGCACCGGGTGAAAGTGCTCAGATTTTGCATCGAGATCGCGGAATTTGGGGTGGTTATCTGCCACGAAAAGTAGAGCCTTTATTCAGTACTATTTGGGCCATCACGCCATTTACCAAGGCCAATGGAGCCACCCAAGTGGTACCCGGGTCACAGCACTGGGATAAGGGTCGATCACCCGAGCCCCATGAAATTGCCTATGCAGAGATGGCCCCCGGTTCAGTGCTCTGTTACACGGGTACCGTGCTTCACGGCGGGGGCGCTAATGACACAACGGACCAGGTGCGCACCGGTGTCTTTATGCATTACGCCTTGAGTTGGTTGCGACAGGAAGAGAATCAGTACCTTTCCTGCCCACCCCACCACGCCGCAAAATTGAGTCCGGAGTTGCGTGCGCTTATCGGCTACGCAAAGGGCGGCTACGTGCTGGGCTTTTACTCGGATCCCGATGACGAGTCAGCGCGCCGCGAGTCGGTTAGTCCAGAAAATATGTTCAGTCAGCGCGCAGAGCAGTTCGGGACAATCGAGGGTGCCGATCACCTCATAGCGCAGTCCATGAAGTGA